Below is a genomic region from Vitis riparia cultivar Riparia Gloire de Montpellier isolate 1030 chromosome 5, EGFV_Vit.rip_1.0, whole genome shotgun sequence.
TGATGGGAGGTCAACTGATGCAGCATTTGATTCGAAACCGTCCTTTCTTCCAGTAAGAACAGGATAAGATGGTGCCCCTGCCTGTTTTTACATCCACATTACATTAGAAAATGGTAAGTTTGCTGAAGTGTTACCCTAAACTACTTGCTTGGTGGACAACATATTTAGAAAGTTTAAGGGTATTTATGTATTGAGTTTGGTTCGGTTTTAGGTGGTCAAATTTTACCAAATGAACAGCATCCCTGGTAGCGAGGTTGAGGATGTCAGCACAGGAGACAACTCCTTTGCACTCTTTCCGGCTTTCAAGAACAGTCTTGATCTTGTCAATTAGGGCAAACCCTCCAAGCCCCCGATTCTGTGAGGCAGTTTTCTCTGAGTTTGGTCCATCCAGGAGGATCGACGCGTCACAACCCTAGATTGCAGGCACAGTATAACCCCCATGAGAATCATAGATGATCCAAAATACTACATACAGAAGTATAGATACAGTTTTCTCTATAGAATTGAAACTTGGCCGCCCAAAGAAACAAGTCTTCTTGAGTCCTCAAAAATAGATTCAGGTCCTAAACCTATCATCACTCCAACTACAGGATATTGTCATATAAGAAAAACCGAAAAGTAGTAGGAGAAACACATACATTTACAAAGCAATCCGAGTAGAGCAACCTTAGGAGCTTAGGGGCAATGCTCCCATCCTTGAGCTTGTTCCAGTAAAACTCCACTTGGCTCCTAACATACGCCTCTGCATACCTACAAGTAGTATTAAGCTTGTAGTAGTGCCATGTCAGCTTCGTCTCGGGCAACGTCTCAGCAGCCTCCACCGTCACCAAGCTCGCGACGAGAGCCGTTAGAGCAAGGAGCGAAAAAAGAATGCATCGTTCTCGTCTCATTTCTCTCCCCCTTTGAGCTCTTATCAATTTAGCTTGTATCAACTCTGTGTGTACTCCTGTTATTGGGATCATATTACTATGGACTTTGTTATATAGGTTCTAAGCGTCACTGACGTGGTCGATAATGACTGGTTGGATGAAttcaaaaataatgataatttaatgtgattttattatttttcattatttattttaaatttttggtcTTCCTTGCCGTACGGCACGTGAGGAGGGGTGTGTGTAGCAATAGGCTGTTCACGTGATCCTAGGTCTTGAACATTCTTCTAAGCCATGTTAAGGATGCTTCATTAGCAAGGAAAGTGCATGTGATTTCTACATTGGCTAGGGTTATTAATGGTTTAATCtcgattgaaaaataaaattagggtttgtAAAATTTAGGCATTCAAATATTATTCTGAAAATTGACTGATCTGATCGACACATTTTGTTATAGTTCTTAATTTTGTAATGGTctaataaaatgttttgatatatatatatatatatatatatatttaaatgttttcatttttcttaaaatccaaaatttcaaattttatttttgattttttagaaaataaaaaataaaaaataggctaataaataaacaaaaaattacgATCTCACAATTGTCTTCGAGaacagtttttaatttttattttttaaaattattttatatactatgttttcaataatagaaaataaggtgtttttaaataatatattttaattgtttttgagaattatttttaaaaataatttaaaaataaagttttacacaaattatttttaaaatattaaaaatagtttaaaaaatataaaagagtagtttttaaaaattatttttgaaaatagttatcaaataaacacctgataattataaatatacgGTGCtcgaatatttttaaaattaaggaaTCGAAGGATTATTCTATGGACATTTGATGGCTATTGTGTCTAAtgattattatgaaaaaaataatatttaattagtacgccataattaataaattatagtaTCAAATTATTGGTTAATAAAGTAATTTAATTGACGTTATTAAATCTAAtgattattatgaaaaaaaaaaaaagaatcccCTGTTTTCGACTCCTGTGTGTTTGACCAGGAAAAGTTATTTTTTGGGAAGAGTTAGCGTTGGAAGCCCGCTGTCATCCTTTGAGTATGatttaatgtaaaataaaatattatataattttaataatactaatattaatttattttaatagaaaatatttattttttaacttcaaaattaagtttaaccattgaacaattaaccaaattctccaaattattcttattttcataatttgttTAAATAGTTTTCATCTGGATGTAGTAAATTTTTCTCACTATTTTTCATCAACTGAAAAAATATTCGGGGTTCAACACCTAATATTTGAGTCCCGTGAAAAGTCCTAAGGGTTTGATTAcggttattaaaaataaaaataaattaaaaatattttcctagtttttatcatatttcatttttatttatttatttttctttataataaaataataaaaatctatacttccttgtttttcaaattaatttcaattcaaaaaagctaagaaatataatttaattggtATAGTGAAATCTTAGCAATTACTCACttcctattaaaaaattaataaaaaatattttataataataaatttaataatttttaaataagtcaTAGGGCATTGTAAATAGGACATATGCACTACACTTCACACATTAATATTGGAACTTGAATTGCCAAAATTTTATAttggataaaataatttctctaGTTGCAACTTGCAAGCAACAAGTACCAATAACCCACTTGCCCAATTGTCATTGCCTTGAACCccaaaaaaacttttttcataTTACTCAAAATCTAATAGTGTGTTTGACCTAGtcatttaaaaacaatttttttattttttaatactattttgtCGTTgttgtttgaaaacaattttttaaaataaaataaaataaaaaataagtaggaACTGTTTTCAccaattcacaaaaaaaatacagatcgatttatttatgttttctaaaacttgcttttaagttaaaaaataaaaaataatttttaaaaacaaatttaagaaaacatgGCTAAACTGTCCTTAATTATGATTCTACTATAAAGTATGAAAAgcattaaattttgtttttcaaataatataatgatttattgaactataggttaaattttctatcaaaataaaaaattatttaaaattttaatatttttattctaatcgAATATGTTACAACGATAAATacttagatatatatattttttaaacttatgataattttaaatcataatttaccaaattctttaaactactttctaattaattttccctttaactaattaaaaacgattttctcaaaaatggaagtaatatttatttattctaatattgaaatttctatttataaaagtttatagtaaaatatgaacaatTTATTTAGGAGGCGTTTAGAtatacttctaaaaaaaaacatttttttttcttttgggttctTGGGCTTTTTAGGatgaggtaaaaaaaataataattggagGGCCCAACTAAAAATACAAGTCCATTGGGTCTTTTCATTCCAACAAACAAAAGACTGAAAAAGCCCAACTAAAATGCAAGCCCATTGGGTTCTTTCATTCCCTTGGTTGGATGCCTAttattaggaatttaattcttaaCCCAACCTGACCCAGCTATTTTTAAGGGGTTCATGTTCGAGCTTCGCTTTTGTTTGAGGTGAGACCCAAAATTTAAATTGGGTAAGCCAATGGGCCGAATGcaggttaaaaataaatttggccCAACCCAATCTTTGGGTACATGGtgattaattttttagattaaatatcaattacaatactttaacttaaacaaattgaaggaaaaaataaataaatttgtgtcccatattaaaattttcaaaatattatttatattttaaattattatttaatataaaagaattaaaaaacctaagatttgttctaaaaataataatttatttttaaaacaaaatttcaaaatttgatttttgtcgGAGGTTTGTTCAACCTATTTTTcaagttagaattttttaaaatttaaataattgaaaactatttttgttgtaaataacaaaaaaaccattttaaaaaatattttcaagtacatctcttagttttaaaatttatatattgtaaTAGATTTTAACacataataatgttttttttaagaaacatttaatAAGAGTGTATTGGAtggtaattttaggaagtgtttttaatttaaaaaatatttttttaaattaaatatttaaaaaaattaatttttttttttaaatcattattataatattttttgatgaAACATTTCATtgataattctcttaaaaatactttcaaaaacgCTTCTACCAAAAACACTTCGAGTACAAATACTagtctaaaaacattttcattaaaaacgctttaaataaaaatatcgtaaaaataatataattgaaaaaatacatatattactagaaaagaaataataatagtaatacaaaaatgcatttaagaatgaaaataaaattattatatttacttaaaatttcataatttttgttcaaataaaGGAGTAATTAATTTAGTTCGGTAAATTAATAGGTGAGTGAAAGGAGAGAGAAGGGCTAATAGACTATTGTACCCCCGATGTGGTTATCATTGCATATGGTGTGAGGGGTAATGGTGTAATTTCGTATATACCGAAGCTCTCCATTTCCGAAGGGGCTTTGTCATGGACGGAAAGCATAAAATCCTATTCAATCCAATTCTCCTAGTtgcagtgaaaaaaaaaaaaaaaaaagaaaaaagaagagaaaaaaaaaaactaacatccTTTTGTACAAATCTCTCTATTTCTCAATTCTGAGATTGGCTTCTCACAGAGCTCCCTTCAGTCTCACACACCCAAAAAGGTTCGAAGTTTTCTCGGTGAGTTTTCTCGGGAAAAAATCGGAATTGGCGGGAAAAGGCTGTTGATTCTGAGGTTTCAGAGGATTCGGTGAAGTGGGTCGTGATTATTTTGGAATAGTATATTAGAATTTTGAGTGAATTTTGAAGCTTTGTGATGGCAAACCCATCTGGGACCCATCAAGAACCGGGTCACGCCTCGTCTTCATTCAACGGCGGGGGCAACCCGAGCAACGGAAGTGTTGCTCCGGCGTCGGAGAATTCTGGTCCTCCGGCGGGGGCGGTTGCGACGGCCACGGCGATGAAACACAACCCGGGTATTGCAATGGATTGGACACCCGAGGAGCAATCGGTTCTTGAAGAAGGGCTCAACGCGTGAGTTTTGATTTGCGTTTTTTGTAGTTTGAATTCAGTTTTGGGTTTTTGTAGTGTGAATTCAGTTCTGGGTTCTGAAAACTCTGGTAGAATTGTGAGTACTTGATGAAAACTCTGGGTATTTGTTTGGGAATTTGGTTGAATCGGCAGTTCTTTCTGGTAGTTTACTTTGAAGTTAATGTTTTGTGTTTTGTGAATAGTTTCTTGTTATAGTTCCAATTGTGTTCAGTATGCGCTGTTTCGTTCTTCTTCAATGATATTTTCTTCTTGATACTAGTCTACATGGCTGGTTCCAATTGTGTTCGAATTCTTATATATGCATGTATTTTGATGGGCTGGAAATTTGAATTGATTCCAAGTTCCTACATATGCATGTATGGATTTTCTTATGATAATATGCATGGTCTTGTTAGAGATAGtttggaaatttattttaaaaaaacccgAACGGAACCAAACCCAATACATGGGGGGTATATAAGAAACACtcttttcttagttttctttttggtttctttttcttattttgttctcCCTCTCTGTTTTGCTGAGAGggagtggtggtggtggtggtagtaGTTGAATTTTCGAGAAGCATGATGTTGAAGGAAATACTTGCAGGAGATCATGGGAAACTTTGGTTCTCCTCTGAACTATGAGCAGAaggatttcaaattttcttgtcTATCATGTAGGTAAGAAAATAGGACCTCCACTTTGAGATTGGTTCCTTGTGCTATCTCTCTTTATTGAGAATTTAAGGACACCAAATCTGAAAACTCTATGCGCATTCTGTTGGGGATGGAATCTAATGTTCTTCGCCCTGCATTTTGAGATGGATTTGCCTATTACACTAAGTTGTTTGAGATTTCAGTATAGGAAAAAAGTTCCTATgatgtcaaaattttcattttgatttgtaGCTTTAAAAATCTTGTCATTTTATAATTTGTGTGATTTCTTATATGCAAACTTTGTTCGGttcaatcttgaaattttggtgCTTTGGGAGTTGGTACTTTGACTACAATGTCGACCATGATAATTCTCAAAGCCTGGTTCAACACTATGTAAGTTGCCGAGGGTCACTACTTTTACATGGTTATTATTTGTTCTATACTACTTTTCTATTATGCTTAAACACATCGTCCTTGTTCCTAGCTTTATTTCCATGCTCATTTTGGTTGGTGCATGACTAGTCTATTTTACTAGTATGGTTTTGTTGATTGCCCACAGATATAGCTCCGATTCTAACATAATTCGGTATGCAAAGATTgctatgcaattacaaaataaGACAGTTCGGGATGTGGCATTGCGGTGCAGATGGATGAGTGTATGTCCtactattttcatttctttgcaATGtacactttttcctttttgatataATTGTTTGATTACTCTATTAGAGTTGCTGAAACCTTTAAATACGTTGACTCGAATATTTATTCTTGAGTTGTGGTCCACAAGTGACTTGCAGGTGGAGATTCATTTAAAAACTTGTTCCATCAGAAGTTCAATTGATGTTGAATCACCTTAGCTTGTTGGAAACCCGGTCTTTTTTATATGTGGCATCATCTTGCTTGACGACATTTTACTTGAATTCTAAGAAGCAAAGCAAGTGCactttttttagtttcttttcctGTAATGTTTGAAAACATTTCTTGGAAAAATGAATAGCTAAAAATGGAAAGGAAGGTCTGTACTTACTGACCTTTAAAAGGAAGATGCCTACATTTGCATGAAATTAGGTGCAAgttgaagttatttttaatttttaataagtttagtaATAAACTTAATGTGGCAAGTTGTTGGTTAACAACTGATGTTTGCTAACTAGGCTATTCTATTTTGCTTTCTCTTAATGAAGAGTTCAATGTCCATGCTTCACCAATGATTGTTTTGTCCATGGATCATGGAtttcaaatgataaaatgataGATATAAGTACTCCAAATAGAAATAAAGAAGTAGTGCCCCGTAGAAATTATTGAAAAGGAGTTTGAAATTATACTGAAGCTCCAAAGGGCACAAATATATTGGAGGCTGCTTGAATTGATGTTGTTTATCGAGATATCACTTAATGTTTCATGTGG
It encodes:
- the LOC117914314 gene encoding probable peroxidase 61, yielding MRRERCILFSLLALTALVASLVTVEAAETLPETKLTWHYYKLNTTCRYAEAYVRSQVEFYWNKLKDGSIAPKLLRLLYSDCFVNGCDASILLDGPNSEKTASQNRGLGGFALIDKIKTVLESRKECKGVVSCADILNLATRDAVHLAGAPSYPVLTGRKDGFESNAASVDLPSPSISWESALAYFKSKGLDVLDLGTLLGAHTLGRTHCSYIEDRLYNFNGTNKPDPSMDTSFLAEMKKKCPQRVKKGQPDPLVFLNPESGSSHNFTNSYYSRILSHKAVLGVDQQLLFGNDTEQITEEFAAGFEDFRRSFALSMSRMGNLQVLTGSQGEIRENCRVRNN